AAATGAAGGTGGTCGCGGCCAGCCTTCACGACACGAGGGGAGTTGGCCAGCGGGCGAAAGACGCTCGCGGCCTGCGGGCTCATGCCGATGATCGGCCGCTCCTGACCGGGCGAAGCAGACCCGAAGCGGGCGCATGGGCCGACCGGCGCCGACGCTGCATCGCGTTCTGAGCGGGAGGCCGAAGGGCGGGCGGCGCAAGCCGCCTCAGTTTGTCCTGGGAGCGGCGGATCGCGATGCCGGATCAGCGCGAGAAGACCGAGACGCCGAGGGCATTGAGATTGACCATGGCGGCGATGCCGATGAACAGGCCGCCCGTGCCGCCGAGCAGATTGAGCACGATCGCAGAGTCGACCGCATTCTTCGTAACGCCGTGGACAAGGGCATAGCCGGCAATGGCGGCGGGAACTGCGAAGATCGCGAGTGCGATCAGGCGCAGGGCCGGGTTCTTCGCGAAGCCGAGAACGCCGATCACCAGCGCGATCGCCCCCAGGGCGGCGGCGATGGCGGCGAAGCCGGTCATGAACAGGCCCGCGCCGGCGGCCCAGGCATATTGTGCGGCCGTGAGGCCGACCATGAAGGGCAGTGCATAGATCGCGAGATTATAGGCGATGATGCAGAGCATGATGGTCAGGGAGATAGCGAGCAGGATCAGCGACATGGAAGCCTCCGCATGAACGGTTGAGGATCACGACAGGCTTCCGGTGAATACGCTCCGCCTGCGACTATGCTGCTGTGCCGGTTCTGCAAGGATGTTCAATCAAAGCCATCATCATCTCCCGTAGTCAAGTATTCGGCCGGTGAAGGGTTGCCGGAAGGCGGCGCTTTACGCGCCGCCCTCGAACTGCATGGTCGGGATGCCGAGCTTGCGGGCCTTGTCCGCGAGGTTTCCCTGAATGCCGCCGCCGCCGAAGACGAGGACGCCGACCGGCAGGACTTCCAGCATCGTGTCGTTACGCTTGTAGGGAGCCTGCTTTGCCGGATACTTCTGGAAGTCGGGCTCGAAGGCGATCTGCGGCACCTTGCGGCTGGCTGCCCAGCGGGCGGCGATGCGTTCCGCGCCCGTCTTCGCGCCGCCGTGGATGAGCACCATGTCGGCGTGCTTCGCACGAACCTGATCGAGTTTCGCCCAGATCAGGGTATGATCGTTGAAGTCGGTTCCGCCCGAGACGGCAACTTTCGGACCGGCGGGCAGCAGCACCTCCTTCTCAGCCCGGCGCTTCGCGGCAAGGTAGTCTCTGGAGTCGATCATCGCGGCGGTCAGATTGCGATGGCTGACCTTCGAGCCGGTGCGGGGCCTCCAGGCGCTGCCGGTGTGGTGCTCGAAGGCTTCGGCGGCGACATCGCGGAAGAGTTCCATGCTGTTGCGCCGTTCGATCATGGTCTGGCCCTCTGCCGTGAGGCGTTCGAGTTCGACCGACTTCACCTCGCTGCCGTCCTGTTCCGTCTGAAACCGGCGCTGCGCCCGCTCGTTGTCGTCCAGCTCGCGCTCCACCCGGCCGGTGGCGCGGTGGAAGAGATTGACGGCTCCCCAGAGCAGCTCTTCGAGATCGGGTTCGAGGCGGGTGTCGCCGAGGGTCGCGACGAGGGCATCGAAGATATCTGCGACGGCTGCGGCGACGGCATTGCCCTCCGGAAGCGGCCTCGGATCTGGTTCGTCCTGATATGGCCGCCAGCCGTAGAGCTGGAGTTCGTTGAGGACATGATCGGTGGGGGATGCGGTGTGGATCGGCTCGTAACCTGCGTTTTCGTCTTCGTTCGTCATCGTGAGCGTCCTTGTCTGGAGACCGCGCCCATCGCGGCCTTCGCAGGCGTCGACGCCCACAGGCGGACCGGACTGGCAGCCCTCGCCTCTCGCGAGGGCCTCGATGGCCAAGCCCGGCTATTTTGTTTCGCGCTGCAAAGGCGGGGCTCGCCCCGCCGGCGGAAAATAGCCGCGCGCCGCGCCATTGCCCGGCCGGGCCGTTTGTGGGCCGATCGCCCTCTCAGAAGGCCGTGGGCGTGGGCTCTCCGACAGCAAAGGTCGCTTGCGATGATGAAGGGAGACGGCAAGTGGAGACGCCTGATCCACACCGCATCCCCTGCCGATCGCCTCAGCCCTCCACGAAACGGCGGACGTCATCGGGATGAACCTGCTCCAACAGGGTCGCCCGGAGGGCGTCGACGCCGCGCCAGCGCAGATCATCGTTGAAGTCCTCAAGCTTCGGCGACAGGGAAATCGCCTCGATCCCGAGGCTCGTTGCTCTGGCGACCAGGCTGTCTCGCGCACCGTCCCCTGCCGGATCGCGATCCCGGAGGACATAGAGCCTGCGCAGGCTCAGTGGGAACAGGATGGCGGCGAGGTGTGCGGCCGAAAGCGCCGCCATCATTGGCATGTGGGGCAGGACCTGACGGGGCGATAGCACGGTCTCGATGCCTTCGCCGGCCGCCAGCACCTCACCGGCGGCGCCGAAGCGGACACCGTGCCCGAGAAGATCGCCCATCGCCCGCCGCGGTGAATCGACGGGCGCCTTGCCCGAACCGTCCGGTGAAAGCCAGGTGCGGTGCGCGCCGGTCTGCTTGCCGTCGAGGTCGGTGACGGACGCGACGATCGCCGGCCAGATCTCGGTGGGCGAATGCGCATCCGGTTTATAGTAGCACCGCCCATGGTAGCGCAGCGCGGCGACGCCGGAGAGGGACGTGATCGCCCGCCCGTTGAGGTAGATTTCCGCAAGCGTGCCGCCGATCGGCTGCGACATCGCGAAAAGCCGGCGCGAGGCTTCCGGCGACCCCGACGGCGCGGGGCTGGAGGTCCTGCCGGTCGGTGCCCCCGTCGTCGCAGGCTCGGGATGCGGGAGCGAGAGGAACCGGCGCGCTTCCTCGGCTACGTCCTTGAAGTCGACGAGGCCGAGCGCCTCGCGGATGACGTCGAGGAGATCGCCATGCTCCCCGGTCGATGCGTCGGTCCATTTGCCTGCCGCGCCCTTGCCGGTTTCCGGCCCGGTCAGGCGCACGAACATCGAGCGTCCGGGGCTGTTGCGCGCATCGCCGACCTGCCAGTACCGTCCGGCGCGCCGGCCGGACGACAGGTATTCGCGGCAAACCGCTTCGGCGTGATGGCCGAGGCGGATCGCCAGCTCGGAGGCGTCGGGACGGGGCATCACGCCGCCTCCCGCTCGCCGATGCGCTCGACCGGCCAGCGATCGAGCACCCTGGCAAGCACGTCCGGGCCGCTGGCGTCGCTCGGCACGAACATGCGCAGCTTCCACGAGATGATCTCGTGGAACAGCCCGTAAGCCGTCAGGCGCTCGCGCATCGTGTCGTCGAAGCCCGACAGTTCGATGCGGTTCGCGCCCATGACGCGCACCCGGCGAAGCTGAAGGCCCTCGGCGAGGTCGAGGATGGTGCGGCCGTCCATCAAGGCGGCGAAGGCGTCGTCGGGCGCGATCGACGCGGCGCCGGTCGTGGTCGCGGTTGCGGCCCAGGCCGGAGAGACCTGCCGGCCGATGATGCGCTCGCCATCGTCCGTCTGGAGCCGATAGACGCGCGTCGAGTCGTTGGGCAGGCGCTTCCAGATCGGCAACAGCAAGCCCGTAACCATGTGAAGCCTCGCATCGGTGAACTCCGGCACCTCGGCGATCTCGGCTTCCCAGGCCGATGCGAAGGCATCCCGGTCGGCTTCGGCCCAGTGCGTCCCGCCCATGAGGCGGATCGGGATGTTGTGCGCCTCGGTCGGGCGGATCAGGCGGACACGGCGGTCGATCTCGCCGTCGTCGAGCATGACGCTGCTCGCTGGTATCTGCACGGCGGCCCGGCCGGAGCGCTCGTTGACGAGCAGCTTCGCGCGCGGATCGGCAAGTTCGGCAAGAGCTGCGTCGAGCGTCACCGGCCGGTTGCGCCTGCGTTCGTTGATCGTGAGCAGGCTGGTTTCCGCGCCGGTGCGGGGGTGGGTGTAGATCGTCTGGCGATCGACGACGACGAAGCTTTCGGCGCGCAGGGTCTCCAGCCCGGCGTCATAGGTGCCGGACGCGATGGCACCTTCGATGCGGGCCGTCAGCAGCCCTTCAAAGGCGGTGAACAGCACGCCTTGAAGCTCGATCGTCAGCGCCAGCAGCCTGTTCAGGAAGGTCGTGATCGGCGGCAGCTCGTCCTTGAGGCCGTTCGAGTCCATCAGCTTCAGCCCGGTGGCCTGCTCGAAGCGGTCGAGCGAGCATCCCTCGACCTTGCCGCGCACCAGCAGGAAATAAAGCTGACGCAGCGCGTCGCGGGCGTAGGGGCTCTCCAGATTGTCCTCGGGCCGGAACAGGCCCTGGCCGCCGGTCTGGCGCTGGCCGCGCGTGATCGCGCCCAGCGTGTCGAGGCGGCGTGCGATCGTGCTCAGGAAGCGCTTCTCCGCCTTCACATTCGTCGAGATCGGCCGGAAGAGCGGCGGTTGTGCCTGATTGGTGCGGTGCGTCCGGCCGAGGCCCTGAATGGCGGTGTCCGCCTTCCAGCCCGCCTCGAGCAGATAGTGGACGCGCAGCCGCGTGTTCTTCGCCGACTTCTCCGCATGGTAGCTGCGGCCGGTGCCGCCGGCGTCGGAGAAGACGAGCACGCGCTTCTGATCGTCCATGAACGCCTGTGTCTCGGCGAGATTGGCGGCGCCTGCGCGCGTCTCGACGACGAGACGGTCGACGGTGACGCTGCCGCCGGGCTTGCGCACGATGCGCCGCGAGCGGCCCGTCACCTCGGCAACCATGTCCGTCCCGAAATGCTGGACGAGCTGGTCGAGCGCGCCGGGAACCGGCGGCAGGCTGGCGAGCTTGGCGATCAGCGCGTCGCGTCGGGCGACGGCCTCGCGGCTTTCGACCGGCAGGCCGTCGCGATAGACCGGGCGCGACGACAGATTGCCCTCCGAGTCCGTGAACGGCTCGTAGAGCTGGACCGGGAAGGAATGGGCGAGATAGTCGAGGACGTATTCGCGCGGCGTGATGTCGACGCGGACGTCGTTCCACTCCTCGGTCGGCAGCTCCGCCAGCCGCCGTTCCATCAGCGCCTCGCCGGTCGAGACGATCTGGATGACGGCC
The Shinella zoogloeoides DNA segment above includes these coding regions:
- a CDS encoding DUF2493 domain-containing protein, which gives rise to MTNEDENAGYEPIHTASPTDHVLNELQLYGWRPYQDEPDPRPLPEGNAVAAAVADIFDALVATLGDTRLEPDLEELLWGAVNLFHRATGRVERELDDNERAQRRFQTEQDGSEVKSVELERLTAEGQTMIERRNSMELFRDVAAEAFEHHTGSAWRPRTGSKVSHRNLTAAMIDSRDYLAAKRRAEKEVLLPAGPKVAVSGGTDFNDHTLIWAKLDQVRAKHADMVLIHGGAKTGAERIAARWAASRKVPQIAFEPDFQKYPAKQAPYKRNDTMLEVLPVGVLVFGGGGIQGNLADKARKLGIPTMQFEGGA
- a CDS encoding toprim domain-containing protein, coding for MPRPDASELAIRLGHHAEAVCREYLSSGRRAGRYWQVGDARNSPGRSMFVRLTGPETGKGAAGKWTDASTGEHGDLLDVIREALGLVDFKDVAEEARRFLSLPHPEPATTGAPTGRTSSPAPSGSPEASRRLFAMSQPIGGTLAEIYLNGRAITSLSGVAALRYHGRCYYKPDAHSPTEIWPAIVASVTDLDGKQTGAHRTWLSPDGSGKAPVDSPRRAMGDLLGHGVRFGAAGEVLAAGEGIETVLSPRQVLPHMPMMAALSAAHLAAILFPLSLRRLYVLRDRDPAGDGARDSLVARATSLGIEAISLSPKLEDFNDDLRWRGVDALRATLLEQVHPDDVRRFVEG